In the Shewanella sp. OMA3-2 genome, one interval contains:
- a CDS encoding YchJ family protein, translating into MMLSATFNYNQPCPCLSGITYQACCHAYHTQQRVADSADTLMRSRYCAFVVGEFDYLINTHHPRYLADLTTEKLSQGNTLWLGLQVLTHQLIDKSHPAFNLTFIDTVQAIVVFKAWYKLDKGVDAIFEESHFVRHEGKWFYTQGVQMEVDLPRRNDPCVCQSGKKFKQCCIS; encoded by the coding sequence ATGATGCTATCTGCTACCTTTAACTATAATCAACCCTGCCCATGCCTTAGCGGTATAACCTACCAAGCTTGTTGCCATGCTTATCACACACAACAACGCGTTGCTGACAGTGCCGACACATTAATGCGCTCTCGTTATTGTGCATTTGTTGTGGGTGAGTTCGACTATTTAATCAATACCCATCACCCACGATATTTGGCAGACTTAACGACAGAAAAACTATCCCAAGGTAATACATTATGGTTAGGTTTGCAGGTATTAACACATCAATTGATAGATAAAAGTCATCCGGCTTTTAATCTTACATTTATCGATACCGTACAAGCCATTGTGGTATTTAAAGCCTGGTATAAGCTTGATAAAGGCGTTGATGCTATTTTTGAAGAGTCACATTTTGTGCGACACGAAGGTAAATGGTTTTATACTCAAGGTGTGCAAATGGAGGTTGATTTACCGCGGAGGAATGATCCATGTGTGTGCCAAAGTGGTAAGAAATTTAAACAATGTTGTATCAGCTAA